The following are encoded together in the Notolabrus celidotus isolate fNotCel1 chromosome 9, fNotCel1.pri, whole genome shotgun sequence genome:
- the gnb1l gene encoding guanine nucleotide-binding protein subunit beta-like protein 1, producing MSRPAPTPVYTLRGAGGPLNTLHFSCNGGDTPLLYSGSGKGSIHIWNLNTRRAERIVEGHSGNSIIWVSTLQTTDTLISQGRDMQVCLWDLSEGRSEVADSVWTGSVGFCQCSVLETSPGNHLLAFPGQQTEEIKIIELPSKTLVCTLVPDTKMGMVMCVKLWQPDSGPGPLLVAGYEDGSLLLWDVTQRSILSQTKAHPEPVMCLTFDPERLRGISGSSEKNLASWTLDRQNNLQLQDNVTLVNPGVSQLCIRGDGKLLASAGWDHRVRVFGWKRLKPLAVLQYHTDMVQSVAFSDHQDPRERLLAAGSKDQRISLWSIYNEGADTG from the exons ATGTCTCGTCCTGCTCCGACCCCTGTCTACACCCTGAGGGGGGCTGGTGGGCCCCTCAACACCCTCCACTTTAGCTGCAATGGAGGAGACACTCCCCTCCTGTATTCAGG GTCAGGTAAAGGCTCCATCCATATCTGGAACCTTAACACCCGGAGAGCTGAGAGGATTGTAGAAGGACATTCTGGTAACTCGATCATCTGGGTGAGCACACTGCAGACGACAGACACCCTCATCAG TCAGGGCCGGGACATGCAAGTCTGTCTGTGGGATCTGAGCGAAGGTCGCAGTGAGGTGGCAGACTCTGTGTGGACCGGCAGTGTCGGGTTCTGTCAGTGCTCCGTGCTGGAGACGAGCCCTGGAAACCACCTGCTGGCCTTTCCTGGACAACAGACAGAGGAG ATCAAGATCATTGAGCTGCCCAGTAAGACCCTGGTCTGCACTCTGGTACCAGACACCAAGATGGGGATGGTCATGTGTGTCAAACTCTGGCAG CCAGACTCTGGGCCCGGACCGCTCCTGGTGGCTGGATACGAGGATGGTTCCCTGCTGCTGTGGGATGTAACCCAGAGGTCCATACTGAGCCAAACCAAAGCCCACCCTGAGCCTGTCATGtgcctgacctttgaccctgagcGTCTGAGGGGCATATCAGGCTCCTCGGAGAAGAACCTCGCCTCATGGACGCTGGATAGACAGAACAACCTGCAG cTCCAGGATAACGTGACACTGGTCAACCCCGGGGTTTCCCAGCTGTGTATCAGGGGGGATGGTAAACTTCTGGCGTCAGCGGGTTGGGACCATCGCGTGCGGGTGTTTGGGTGGAAGAGGCTCAAACCGCTGGCCGTGCTTCAGTACCACACCGACATGGTGCAAAGTGTGGCCTTCTCTGACCACCAGGACCCTAGAGAAAGACTGCTGGCTGCTGGATCCAAGGATCAGAGGATCAGTCTGTGGTCCATCTACAATGAGGGAGCTGACACTGGCTGA